The Anolis sagrei isolate rAnoSag1 chromosome Y, rAnoSag1.mat, whole genome shotgun sequence genome contains a region encoding:
- the LOC137095685 gene encoding uncharacterized protein: MGVLLGAKSGSPSTLLAAFVLSVCFFSTEAYYKRTNITVEPPMPMEGGSARLIPVTLAIAQVTCRWFRGEMRENETILIGFFYPRFKVRKGPGFTGRETIHPDCSLEITPLNITDLGNYLTVIEGPEDTRIGSVELIVHYPPDDEPKFFARGFNKMTIVGIVFGSLSAAVILGMVLFSVYRESNPGTRMKTLPVGSMANDGSGMEGKT; encoded by the exons CCTTCGTCCTGAGCGTCTGCTTCTTCTCGACCGAGGCCTACtacaagcggacaaatatcacGGTGGAGCCACCAATGCCGATGGAAGGAGGAAGCGCCCGCCTCATCCCAGTCACCCTGGCCATTGCCCAGGTGACCTGCCGCTGGTTCCGAGGGGAAATGAGAGAGAACGAAACCATCCTGATCGGTTTTTTCTACCCACGCTTTAAAGTGAGGAAGGGGCCGGGCTTCACCGGGCGAGAGACCATACACCCCGACTGCTCCCTTGAGATCACACCCTTGAACATCACCGACCTGGGAAACTATTTAACCGTGATCGAGGGCCCTGAGGATACGCGGATCGGAAGTGTAGAGCTTATCGTCCACT atCCACCTGATGACGAGCCCAAATTTTTTG CCCGGGGATTCAACAAAATGACCATCGTTGGCATTGTCTTTGGGAGCCTGAGTGCCGCAGTCATCCTGGGCATGGTGCTTTTCTCCGTTTACCGTGAGTCAAACCCTGGAACAAGGATGAAGACCCTTCCTGTTGGTTCCATGGCCAATGATGGGtcagggatggaagggaagaccTAA